The genomic DNA TGATGTTTGTTTTCgggcaaaacaaacaagagaaactTTTCCAGAAAGTATTAATAAAACCAGTGATTGTTTTTCCTTGAttcattgtgatgtttggggCCATATCGTGTTCCTTCTTCTTGTGGTGCTGTGTATTTTTTGACGATAGTCGATGACTTTTCAAGAGCTGTGTGGACGTATTTGTTACTAGAAAAGTCAGAAGTGCGTGttgttttaaagaattttttgtCGTATACAGAAAAACAGTTTGGCAAGTCGGTGAAAATGATTCGTAGTGATAATAGTACAGAATTCATGTGTCTTTCTGCCTATTTTCGTGAGCAAGGTATCATTCATCAAACATCGTGTGTCGGGactccacaacagaatggaCATGTAGAACGCAAACATAGACACATTCTCAATGTTTCTCGTGCGTTGTTGTTCCAAGCACATTTGCCTATAAAATTTTGGGGCGAAGCTGTTCTTACATCTGCCTATTTGATCAATCGGACCCCTTCCTCTGTTCTTGGTGGTCGCACTCCATACGAGGTTCTTCATGGTTGTAAACCTGTGTATGACCAACTTCGTGTCTTTGGATCGGCGTGTTACACTCATCGTATGTCTCGTGATAAAGACAAGTTTGGTGAACGTAGTCGACGGTGTATGTTTGTCGGTTATCCATTTGGTAAGAAAGGTTGGAAAGTCTATGATCTTGAGCGTAATGAGTTTATAATTTCTCGTGATATGGTCTTTAATGAAGATGTTTTTCCTTATGACCAAGCATCCTCTTCGTCTCCGGTTGTTGTTTCTCCCGCTACCTCTCATGATGATGATTGGGCGTTGTCTTCGTCTCCTCTAGTAAGGGGGAGTTCTGATGTGAATAATGTTGATTCGTTCGTTCATGCTGCTCAAGATAGTGCTGATCAAGATAGTGTTGTTGCATCTCCGCCTGCTCTCTCTCCTGTTACGACACTGGTTCCTACGACTGTTGTTCCGACACTCGTTCCACCCGCTAATCACGATGGTCTTGTTGATTCATCCTCACCACACACATAAGGGTTTGTCTCCTTCTATTGATTTAATGCCTGTTGTATCCACTGTTGAGCCAGTTGTTGAGCCAGCTGTTGAGCCAGTTGCTCCTAGACCGAGTACATGACCCAAGAATGCGCCTGTTTGGTTAAAAGATTACGTTACCAACTCCGTGATATGTACACCCGACGCATCACCCATTCTCCTCGACTCTCCACTCCAGTCCTCGTCATCGGATCCAGGTACTGTGCTCTATCCTCTGACTGATTTTCTCTCCGATAAAAGTTTTTCACCACGTCATAGGGCATTTTTGGCTGCCATCACCACCAATGTCGAGCCTAAGCATTTTAAAAAGGCTGTCCAGATCAAAGTGTGGAACAATGCTATGAACAAAGAGGTTGATGCTCTTGAGGTGAAACGTACTTGGGATGTTTGTGATTTGCCACCGGGAAAAGTTGCTCTCGGTAGTCAGTGGGTTTACAAGACCAAGTATCATTTCGATGGTTCCATCGAACACTACAAAGCCCGTCTTGTTGCTCTTGGTAATAATCAAGTTGAGGGGGAGGACTACAATGAAACGTTTGCTCTTGTTGTACGCATGACTACGGTTCGTACTTTGCTTCGTCTTGTTGCGGCTAATCACTGGGAGGTCTATCAAATGGACGTCAACAACGCATTTCTTCATGgtgatttggaagaagaagtgtaTATGAAGCTTCCTCCAGGTTTCCGTCATTCGCATCCTGGCAAAGTTTGTCGTTTACGCAAGTCTATCTACGATCTTAAACAGGCTCCACGGTGTTGGTTTAAGAAGTTATCAGATTCTCTTCTTCGGTCTATTCTTTGTTCATCTACTCTCATAAGGACATTGAGTTACGGGTTCTTGTCTATGTCGACGATCTTATCATTACTGGTAACAATGGGTACATGATTCAAAAATTCAAGGAATATCTCAGCCATTGTTTCTCTATGAAAGATCTGGGTAAGCTTAAAAAATTTTCTTGGTATTGAAGTTAGTCATGGTAAGGAGGGGATTTTCTTGTCTCAACGCAAGTACACTTTGGATCTTCTTGCTGATAGTGGTACTACGGCTGTGCGACCTGCCATTACCCCTCTTGAGCAAAATCACTAACTTCCTCTCGATGATGGTCCTCTTCTTACTGATCCTAAACCGTATCGTCGGCTGGTTGGTCGTTTACTCTATCTCCTTCACACTCGTCCAGAGCTTAGTTACTCTGTTCATGTTTTAGCTCAGTTCATGAAAGAACCACGCGAGGCTCATTGGAATGCTGCGTTGCGTGTTGTTTGTTTCCTTAAGGGCGCTCCGGGTCAAGGTATCCTTCTTAAAGCCGATCAAGATTTGTCTCTTCTTGTGTACTGTGATTCGGATTGGTCGTCTTGTCCTTTGACGCGTCAGTCTCTTAATGCTTATGTCGTTTTACTTGGTGATTCACCTATCGcttggaaaacaaagaagcaagaTGTTGTTTCTCACTCTTCAGCTGAAGCTGAATATCGGTCAATGGCTTTTGCGTTAAAGGAAATTATGTGGTTACGCAAGCTATTGACAGGATTGGGTGTCAAACAGTCCTCTCCCGCTCATCTCTATTGTGATAACCAGGCTGCTCTGCATATTGCATCCAACCCTGTTTTTCATGAACGGACTAAACATATCAAAAATGATTGTCATGCTGTTCATGATGTGGTTCTCAATGGTACTCTTTCTACTCATCATGTGCGTACAAAAGAACAGCTCGCGGATATTTTTACCAAAGCTCTTGGTCGTTGTCAGTTTGAGTATATAGTGTCCAAGTTGGGCATTCAGGATCTTCATGCTCCAACGTGAGGGGGAGTATTAGGGAATATATCATATGTATCGATGGGCTTAGTAATTATGGGCTTGTTACGTATTTATCACGTCTTAGTCGGTTGTATGTGTTCTGTGTAAACCCTAATCGAGTCGTGTATATAAACTGTTTAACAGCAGATTAATCAAAGCAAGGCAGTTTGATATCCAATTCTACAATGAATCATTTTTTCAACTCTTTCATcccaaaaagtaaaaattagataaatgtttattcaactttttcaaaatcttcatttaaGTTAACCATTTGCaaaagcttttggcaaagccaTCCTATATTCAACTTTTTATGGATGACAAAAAGGCGAGCAAAACCTGTTTCAAGACAGTCTCAAAGCCATCCTATTATGggcaatttttaaaaacctttctgatttacaaaataaacattatTGGTGTCAATAGAAATCTGACATTGTCCTCCTTCACCTCCTGTTTGAATTAGACCAATACGTTCAGCCATTCAGAAGTTATGCTCATTCTACCGAGACGTGTCGCAGATGTGCTTCATATACTATATTACAGATAAGATCTTCATATACTTTTTATGCTCATTCATACAGATAAGATCTTTAATTAAACCCTTTTCTCATACGCTTAATCGCTTAAGCAATATATAATACATGTGGTTTTCCTCTGCTTGAGTAGTACAATTAGTCGAATGGATGGGCCTTGTACGAACACCGAGTAATAAACCAATCATGCGATTGAgataaagtaattttttttctttttgtaatagtaatgttttttcttattagCGTCAAACATGCATCATAACAACTGATTTAACAGTCCAAGTTTATACCTCCAGAtgagataaatatttatattgaatttCTTCGGTCGACAAGATTTTGAACGTAGACAGGAATGAAATgagaaacacaaacacaaaacaattttagtaatcaGAATGAAACAAAAGTGCACACAACATGAGCTTACATGCAAGCAGTGAGCTTGACCGtcgattttttatttggaagcaaaagaaacttAAATATAAACATAATCACATGTCATGTCCTTACAccaaatgagaaaagaaatgttaCGTTTGGTAACTGTACGAGGTTATTTCAAAACCTTATGGATTTTGGTAGCAGTGACAATGATTGTCGCTTCCCTCAACCAGGCCTTTACATGCTGGAGGACTCCCGTATGTGTATTTGCAACAGTTATAGCAATCAGCATTTGTACCTAGGAACGGGTCTGGCCCACACTCGTCAAGGAATGTGGAGCATGTTTGAGCCTCGGTCTTCATGATTTCTACCCGGTGAGATATTCATCAGCACAAGATAATTAAAAGACAAATGAAGAACATAATAGAAAACttggttaaatatatataccgGTGGAAGCCATCAATAGGACTATCAAGAGGGTGGTGAAGCTGACACTGTTGAGGTTCTTTGCCATTTCTTGTATTTTTGCAATAAATTGTTTTTTGCCTTTTATGTTCAATAAACTGAAGTTTGATGATACAAATCCATAGCTAGATGTGGTTTtctatttatacaaaattttgtgacGTTGTATATAATTGTTTAATCCCTAGTCCTCTCTTTCCCCAAGTTCATAATGTCACCACAATTTTGCATCGCCGTCTCGTTCGttagaatatatatttgaagtctataatgtttttaatcttatgtttaatcttatattatcaattttgctttaatttgtttttttttaaataaatattgtttaaaaaataataatgttgttGACTGTTGTCATTGATAAAGTAAGCACGAATATGGTGAGTTTTGGCTGCACTAGTTTATCAATAAACGTAGAGGGTTTCAGTAATATGGCGACACTATCTCGTATACTTCAGCTTTTTATGCCTGGAACGCTTATCAAATGCTTGGTCGTGATGTACTGATCAACttaattattattcattttcttttacaaaCATGAAAAGCATAAATTTCAATTAATGCATATAATCTGTGTAGACTTTAAGTCTGACATTAGAGTGGCATTAGGAGGGAATATAGCTACCACAAGACAAAggtataaactacaaaaaacgAGTTAATTACTAGATAGGGACTTTTCTCAATGGCATTTATAGGTTTTGCCATTTCACCTTAAACTTTTTAGATTTGccattttttaagatttaaaaacacaatttaacacattatgtttaggttttttggtttcattttttcttagagtttagtatttgatattatgtattttagccaaataaaagtataaaaacacacattttgataaataaaaaatggcaAATCTATAAAATTTAGGTGAAAATGGCACATTCATAATATTTGAGTGAAGAAATGGCAAAATCCATAAGAATCCCACAAAAAAACACATGGAACCTTAAGGTAATAAAACCTGTTGGAAGTCCGTCAGAATAAGCCCTTTCTTCGACAATTTCTAACGATTTATCGATGGCTATATTTATTGAGCTGTAATTTTCTTCTCATTTAGTGgattttttagatttatctTGCCCTGGA from Camelina sativa cultivar DH55 chromosome 2, Cs, whole genome shotgun sequence includes the following:
- the LOC104750378 gene encoding defensin-like protein 206, whose product is MAKNLNSVSFTTLLIVLLMASTEIMKTEAQTCSTFLDECGPDPFLGTNADCYNCCKYTYGSPPACKGLVEGSDNHCHCYQNP